From Xyrauchen texanus isolate HMW12.3.18 chromosome 12, RBS_HiC_50CHRs, whole genome shotgun sequence, one genomic window encodes:
- the LOC127652565 gene encoding coiled-coil domain-containing protein 43, with amino-acid sequence MAAPNQIAGEFENWLNDRLDSLEVDREVYGAYILGVLQEEENDEEKRDALEGILSAFLEEDTLMEVCQQILKQWTDCYSRSKLKGNQADDEVQAIASMIEKQAQIVVKQKEVSEEARKRKETLLAQYANVTDEEDEDDEEEQTAVGIPSDKSLFKNTNIEEVLNRRKHQRDQAKEDSQKKKEQDKMQREKDKLAKQERKDKEKKRTQKGERKR; translated from the exons ATGGCTGCTCCCAACCAAATCGCCGGGGAGTTTGAAAACTGGCTGAACGATCGGCTAGACTCGTTGGAAGTAGACCGAGAAGTTTACGGAGCTTACATTCTCGGAGTGCTTCAGGAAGAGGAGAACGATGAAGAGAAAAGGGATGCTTTAGAAGGCATTCTCTCCGCTTTTCTG GAAGAAGACACGCTAATGGAGGTTTGTCAGCAGATCTTAAAACAGTGGACTGATTGCTACAGCAGATCTAAATTGAAGGGGAATCAGGCAGATG ATGAGGTTCAGGCCATTGCCAGTATGATAGAGAAGCAGGCCCAGATTGTGGTCAAACAGAAGGAGGTGTCAGAGGAGGCCAGGAAAAGGAAAGAGACTCTGCTTGCCCAGTATGCTAATGTCACGGATGAGGAGGA TGAAGATGACGAGGAAGAGCAAACTGCTGTGGGAATACCCAGTGACAAAT CCCTTTTCAAAAACACTAACATCGAGGAAGTTCTGAACCGCCGCAAGCATCAGCGTGACCAGGCCAAAGAGGACTCACAGAAGAAGAAGGAACAAGACAAGATGCAACGCGAGAAAGACAAACTCGCCAAACAGGAGCGCAAGGACAAAGAGAAGAAACGCACACAGAAGGGAGAACGCAAGAGATAG